From a single Dendropsophus ebraccatus isolate aDenEbr1 chromosome 8, aDenEbr1.pat, whole genome shotgun sequence genomic region:
- the NSMCE4A gene encoding non-structural maintenance of chromosomes element 4 homolog A gives MSRKRSPAEEENEDNDVSQNLEAEQDDGNRRQIRHHYRELMQSMYEHREDMLSTRSNKLTDTLQAANQLFAEVSKPREAALDAQLLVLATNLGKEKANQLQADMTIFEPTSFAEDLLSFMGINRLENPESENDSEDEGYTKGYLGADAWQKLGSEADKYFKRTPTFHFMLGSFKTEPPVVRQKTDRQKRTSKVVEKSVMPAQLKKMEESHQEATEKEVERILGFLQTYFNEEPDTPISFFDFVVDPNSFARTVENIFHVSFIVRDGFARIKLDHDKLPVIEPVIQESESQIDKENQPRYQGVICLSHQDWEEIVKSFEITEAMIPPP, from the exons ATGTCCAGGAAGAGATCACCCGCGGAGGAGGAGAACGAGGACAATGACGTCTCCCAGAACCTCGAGGCTGAACAAGATGATGGAAACCGGCGACAGATCCGACATCACTACCGGGAGCTGATGCAGAGCATGTACG AGCACAGAGAAGACATGCTGAGCACCAGGAGTAACAAGCTCACAGATACTCTTCAGGCAGCCAACCAGCTCTTTGCAGAAG TCTCGAAACCTAGAGAAGCCGCCCTTGATGCTCAGTTACTTGTCTTGGCAACAAATCTTGGGAAGGAAAAGGCAAATCAGCTCCAAGCGGACATGACGATCTTTGAACCAACATCATTTGCAGAGGACCTG CTTTCATTTATGGGCATAAATCGACTGgaaaatccagaaagtgaaaatGACAGTGAGGACGAGGGTTACACCAAGGGGTATCTTGGGGCAGATGCTTGGCAAAAACTGGGAAGTGAAGCCGATAAGTATTTTAAGCGAACACCTACATTTCATTTCAT GCTAGGCTCATTTAAGACCGAACCTCCAGTTGTACGTCAAAAAACAGACCGTCAGAAGAGGACTAGTAAAGTGGTGGAGAAGTCAGTGATGCCGGCACAG TTAAAGAAAATGGAAGAGTCTCACCAAGAAGCTACAGAGAAGGAAGTAGAAAGAATTTTAGGGTTCCTACAAACTTACTTCAACGAGGAAC ctGATACTCCTATCTCCTTTTTTGATTTTGTTGTTGATCCAAATTCTTTTGCTCGAACCGTTGAGAACATATTTCATGTTTCCTTTATTGTTCGG gatGGGTTTGCAAGAATAAAGCTTGATCATGATAAATTACCAGTAATAG AGCCCGTCATTCAAGAAAGTGAGTCACAGATTGACAAAGAGAACCAACCTCGATATCAAGGGGTCATCTGCCTGAGTCACCAGGACTGGGAG GAAATAGTTAAATCATTTGAGATTACAGAAGCCATGATACCTCCACCTTAA